From Anopheles coluzzii chromosome 3, AcolN3, whole genome shotgun sequence, the proteins below share one genomic window:
- the LOC120959307 gene encoding uncharacterized protein LOC120959307 translates to MELILKITIYIAALFRVECLSIVPIPEPGIYFDHIGTLLLKKGAWETTFHTGTRPANDTDTLQTLKKHLTTVLNSVNSTDSELSDLKVTIQRECNHAIQLIQGISHKRTKRSRGIFGILKDFMFGGDDIDEQLAAFRAAEDTKITHVSERLTQTNKKHNELTENLRHRIDKLYDGIDVLSKEFKHNKNEVLTKYIQETIMLTTALVQDMINKYHEIDSNQLYLEDEEMLKQTIRRKMASHYNVLEYSEITNRRIENGEIVFSIKNVIVSIENYEMFKVIAIPNFANYTILDIHENTIAINETSYLYPKEIVKLNESHYISSEKIIQREPDCIASALLHTESGTRCSSKEIGPEVTEFIQLTNPNSILFFSTNPDKILLKCNKTLTTPSCSIGIITLSLDCSILTSKFEIQPTMLIKSEQVRAYFKPMLNLSISKEDKSNEVESVTSNYVLFSITILSVSITVILVSAMLIKKYLKQNIGPPPCRPPTLNLEL, encoded by the coding sequence ATGGAGCTCATCcttaaaataacaatatacaTAGCCGCTCTGTTTAGAGTCGAATGCTTATCGATCGTACCTATCCCTGAACCAGGAATATACTTTGATCATATTGGGACACTCCTATTGAAAAAAGGAGCATGGGAAACGACATTCCATACGGGGACACGTCCGGCAAATGATACGGATACGTTACAAACGTTGAAAAAACACTTAACCACAGTATTGAACTCCGTTAATAGTACGGACTCCGAACTCTCAGATCTAAAAGTTACAATCCAGCGCGAATGCAACCATGCAATTCAACTAATTCAAGGAATAAGTCACAAAAGGACAAAACGCTCCCGGGGAATATTTGGTATATTAAAAGATTTCATGTTCGGGGGAGACGACATAGACGAGCAATTAGCAGCCTTCAGAGCAGCAGAGGATACaaaaattacacatgtgtCCGAACGTTTGacccaaacaaataaaaaacacaatgagTTAACAGAAAATTTACGTCACCGAATAGACAAACTCTATGATGGTATAGATGTTCTCAGCAAAGAATTTaagcataacaaaaatgaAGTTCTAACAAAGTACATACAAGAAACGATCATGCTTACAACCGCTCTAGTACAAGACATGATAAATAAGTATCACGAAATAGATTCAAACCAATTATATTTAGAGGATGAAGAGATGTTAAAACAAACTATACGAAGAAAGATGGCAAGTCATTATAATGTTTTAGAATACTCGGAAATAACCAATAGGAGGAtagaaaatggtgaaatagTCTTTTCTATCAAAAACGTAATTGTATCGATAGAAAATTACGAGATGTTTAAAGTCATAGCCATTCCAAACTTTGCTAATTATACGATTTTAGACATACACGAAAATACAATAGCCATCAACGAAACTAGTTACTTATACCCGAAGGAAATTGTTAAACTGAACGAATCGCATTACATATCTTCtgagaaaataatacaacGAGAACCAGACTGCATAGCATCAGCATTACTACACACAGAAAGTGGTACCAGATGTAGTTCAAAGGAAATAGGGCCAGAAGTCACTGAATTTATACAACTTACAAATCCAAAcagtattctgttcttctCTACCAACCCTGATAAGATATTactaaaatgtaataaaacactCACTACACCAAGCTGCTCAATCGGAATCATAACCTTGTCACTAGACTGTAGCATTTTGACGAGCAAGTTCGAAATACAACCGACGATGCTAATAAAATCTGAGCAAGTTAGAGCATATTTTAAACCCAtgttaaatttaagcatatcaAAAGAAGATAAGTCTAACGAAGTAGAATCAGTAACCAGTAACTATGTACTCTTCTCGATAACCATACTAAGTGTTTCTATTACGGTCATCTTGGTTTCCGCGATGTTAATCAAGAAAtatctaaaacaaaatattggtcCTCCTCCATGCAGGCCACCCACTTTAAACCTAGAATTGTAA